The following are from one region of the Variovorax sp. V213 genome:
- a CDS encoding MATE family efflux transporter, which yields MSQELDPRTRRMLEAPIVPTLLRLAAPNVLVMIAQASVGLIETYFVGKLGTNALAGMALVFPIVMLMQMTSSGAMGGGIASSIARALGARRRGDADALVWHAVVIALGFGLCFSLALLLGGRRLYGIMGGTGAALDAALTYSNWVFAGAVLVWLFNSLSAVIRGTGNMSVPANVTVIGVLFLIPASPLLIFGWGPLPGMGIAGGAMALLLYYLLGSAALIVYLRSPRSLLRPTLAALKLRWPLFREILRVGLVAAVATVATNLSIGTATALTGHFGPGALAGYGTASRLEYLLVPLVFGLGAPLVAMVGTCMGAGQRERALRATWAGAAVAFVLTESIGVAAALFPRPWLLLFGNDPAMLETGTHYLRLVGPLYGFFGVGLVLYFASQGAGRLLWPVIGNIARLSVAGIGGWLAFRWGGGLTGVFAAQGVALVVYGVVIASAIAGGAWFGRVGWPRTPTGLLRRVAQA from the coding sequence ATGAGCCAAGAACTGGATCCGCGCACGCGCCGCATGCTCGAAGCGCCCATCGTGCCCACGCTGTTGCGCCTGGCCGCACCCAATGTGCTCGTGATGATAGCGCAGGCCTCCGTGGGGCTCATCGAAACCTACTTCGTCGGCAAGCTGGGCACCAACGCGCTGGCGGGCATGGCACTGGTGTTCCCCATCGTCATGCTGATGCAGATGACCTCGAGCGGCGCCATGGGCGGCGGTATCGCCTCTTCGATCGCGCGTGCGCTGGGTGCGCGCCGCCGCGGCGATGCCGATGCGCTGGTGTGGCACGCGGTGGTCATCGCGCTCGGGTTCGGCCTGTGCTTTTCGCTCGCGCTGCTGCTCGGCGGACGCCGGCTGTACGGCATCATGGGCGGCACCGGCGCGGCATTGGACGCGGCCCTGACCTATTCGAACTGGGTGTTCGCGGGCGCGGTGCTGGTGTGGCTCTTCAACTCGCTCTCGGCCGTCATCCGCGGCACCGGCAACATGTCGGTGCCGGCGAACGTGACGGTGATCGGCGTGCTGTTCCTCATCCCGGCGTCCCCGCTCCTGATCTTCGGCTGGGGCCCGCTGCCGGGCATGGGCATCGCGGGCGGCGCGATGGCGCTGCTGCTGTACTACCTGTTGGGCTCGGCGGCGCTCATCGTCTATCTGCGGTCGCCGCGCAGCCTGCTGCGCCCCACGCTCGCGGCGCTGAAGCTGCGCTGGCCGCTGTTCCGCGAGATCCTGCGCGTCGGCCTCGTGGCCGCTGTGGCGACCGTGGCCACCAACCTGTCGATCGGCACGGCCACCGCACTGACCGGCCATTTCGGGCCGGGTGCATTGGCGGGATATGGCACCGCGTCGCGGCTCGAATATCTGCTGGTGCCGCTGGTGTTCGGCCTGGGCGCGCCGCTCGTCGCAATGGTCGGCACCTGCATGGGGGCCGGCCAGCGCGAGCGCGCGCTGCGCGCCACCTGGGCCGGCGCGGCCGTGGCCTTCGTGCTCACTGAAAGCATCGGCGTGGCGGCGGCGTTGTTTCCGCGGCCCTGGCTGCTGCTGTTCGGGAACGACCCCGCCATGCTCGAAACCGGCACGCACTACCTGCGGCTGGTGGGGCCGCTCTATGGCTTCTTCGGCGTCGGGCTGGTGCTGTATTTCGCCTCGCAAGGGGCCGGGCGCCTGCTGTGGCCGGTGATCGGCAACATCGCGCGTCTTTCCGTGGCGGGCATTGGCGGCTGGCTCGCCTTTCGCTGGGGCGGCGGGCTGACCGGCGTCTTTGCGGCGCAGGGCGTGGCGCTGGTGGTGTACGGCGTCGTCATCGCGTCGGCGATTGCCGGCGGCGCATGGTTCGGCCGCGTGGGCTGGCCGCGCACGCCCACAGGGCTGCTGCGGCGCGTGGCGCAAGCCTGA
- a CDS encoding aldolase, whose protein sequence is MSADSDYASPAVRKLREDLSLALRAAAHHGLSEGVCNHFSVVLPGAQDRYLINPRGLHWSEIGPDDIVLIDVRGEVLAGRHRVEPTALFIHGAVHRLTGHAVVLHCHMPYATALTLTADRALDPTLSQNAMRYMNRIAIDAVYNGLALDDAEGERIARAMEGKDVAFLANHGVIVAGATVAHAYDDLYYLERASLHQVIAQSTGRPLVPVDAKLAAHAAAQIQGEREQSDLFFEALRRMLPPPHG, encoded by the coding sequence ATGTCCGCAGATTCAGACTACGCCAGCCCTGCCGTGCGCAAGTTGCGCGAAGACCTTTCGCTCGCATTGCGCGCGGCCGCCCACCATGGCCTCTCGGAAGGCGTCTGCAACCACTTCAGCGTGGTGCTCCCCGGCGCGCAAGACCGCTACCTGATCAACCCGCGCGGCCTGCACTGGAGCGAGATTGGCCCCGACGACATCGTGCTGATCGACGTGCGCGGCGAAGTGCTTGCCGGCCGCCACAGGGTGGAACCGACCGCCCTTTTCATCCACGGCGCGGTGCACCGGCTGACCGGCCATGCGGTCGTTCTGCACTGCCACATGCCCTACGCCACCGCGCTCACGCTCACGGCCGATCGCGCGCTCGATCCCACGCTGAGCCAGAACGCCATGCGCTACATGAACCGCATTGCGATCGACGCGGTCTACAACGGCCTGGCCCTCGACGATGCCGAGGGCGAGCGCATCGCGCGCGCCATGGAAGGAAAGGACGTGGCTTTCCTGGCCAACCACGGCGTGATCGTGGCGGGCGCCACCGTTGCGCATGCCTACGACGATCTCTACTATCTGGAACGCGCCAGCCTGCACCAGGTGATCGCGCAATCGACCGGGCGACCGCTGGTCCCGGTCGATGCGAAGCTGGCTGCGCATGCCGCGGCGCAGATCCAGGGCGAACGCGAGCAATCCGACCTGTTCTTCGAGGCGCTCCGGCGCATGCTGCCCCCGCCACACGGCTGA
- a CDS encoding 2-dehydro-3-deoxy-6-phosphogalactonate aldolase — protein sequence MMTPQEKFKAAMRELPLVAILRGLTPPEAADVGDAIVESGFRLLEVPLNSPKPYASITLMRTRFPEALVGAGTVLDVQQVRYVHSAGGELIVSPNFNAEAVAEAVRLGMVCLPGVMTPTEAFGALAAGATGLKLFPAELASPAVVKALLAVLPAGTPLMPVGGITPTNMAEWRAAGASGFGIGSALYKPGKPASDVRADAQRFASACTGAIHA from the coding sequence ATGATGACTCCCCAAGAAAAATTCAAGGCCGCGATGCGCGAGCTGCCGCTGGTCGCCATCCTGCGCGGGCTCACGCCGCCCGAGGCCGCCGACGTGGGCGACGCCATCGTCGAGTCCGGCTTCCGGCTGCTCGAAGTGCCGCTCAATTCGCCCAAGCCCTACGCCAGCATCACGCTGATGCGCACGCGCTTTCCCGAGGCCCTGGTGGGCGCCGGCACGGTGCTCGACGTGCAGCAGGTGCGCTATGTGCATTCGGCCGGCGGCGAACTGATCGTGTCGCCCAACTTCAACGCCGAGGCGGTCGCCGAAGCCGTGCGGCTCGGCATGGTCTGCCTGCCCGGCGTGATGACACCGACCGAAGCCTTCGGCGCACTGGCCGCGGGCGCGACCGGGCTCAAGCTGTTTCCGGCCGAGCTGGCATCGCCCGCGGTGGTGAAGGCATTGCTTGCGGTGCTGCCTGCCGGCACGCCGCTGATGCCCGTGGGCGGCATCACGCCCACCAACATGGCCGAATGGCGCGCGGCCGGCGCATCGGGTTTCGGCATCGGCTCGGCGCTCTACAAGCCCGGCAAGCCGGCGTCTGACGTGCGTGCCGATGCCCAGAGATTCGCCTCCGCCTGCACGGGCGCAATCCACGCCTGA
- a CDS encoding 2-dehydro-3-deoxygalactonokinase, translating into MSRLVAVDWGTSSLRGALLDAGGAVLEERSDARGILKVPAGGFPAVFESLFADWMQPAGTRCLISGMAGSKQGWVEAPYCACPAGRVEVGRQIIDIDVLPGSRISIVPGLRDEHDGVPDVMRGEEVQIFGAMALMDVDEGVFVLPGTHNKWATVKKGRVKGFRTFMTGEFYALLSQHSILARTLDVDAPLDEAAFVEGVARADNGQGLLHNAFGARTLALFERMPTQELASYLSGLLIGEELRTQSLHASGEVVLIGSPALTQRYTLALRATGIATRTMGAEATWAGLHALSGFLDADRTPP; encoded by the coding sequence ATGAGCAGATTGGTGGCAGTCGACTGGGGCACGAGCTCCCTGCGCGGCGCGCTGCTCGATGCCGGCGGCGCGGTGCTCGAGGAGCGCAGCGATGCGCGCGGCATTCTCAAGGTGCCGGCGGGCGGCTTTCCCGCGGTGTTCGAGTCGCTGTTCGCCGACTGGATGCAGCCAGCGGGCACGCGCTGCCTGATCTCCGGCATGGCCGGCAGCAAGCAGGGATGGGTCGAGGCGCCGTATTGCGCCTGCCCCGCGGGCCGCGTCGAAGTGGGCCGCCAGATCATCGACATCGACGTGCTGCCGGGTTCGCGCATTTCCATCGTGCCGGGCCTGCGCGACGAGCACGACGGGGTTCCCGATGTCATGCGCGGCGAAGAGGTCCAGATCTTCGGCGCCATGGCGCTCATGGATGTCGACGAAGGCGTCTTCGTGCTGCCGGGTACGCACAACAAGTGGGCCACGGTCAAGAAGGGCCGCGTCAAGGGCTTTCGCACCTTCATGACCGGGGAGTTCTATGCGTTGCTGAGCCAGCACTCGATTCTTGCGCGCACCCTCGATGTCGATGCGCCGCTGGACGAGGCCGCCTTCGTGGAGGGCGTCGCGCGGGCCGACAACGGCCAGGGCCTGCTGCACAACGCCTTCGGCGCGCGCACGCTGGCGCTGTTCGAACGCATGCCCACGCAGGAACTCGCCAGCTACCTCTCGGGCCTCCTGATCGGAGAAGAACTGCGCACGCAATCGCTGCACGCCTCCGGCGAAGTGGTGCTGATCGGCTCCCCTGCGCTCACGCAGCGCTACACGCTGGCGCTGCGCGCCACCGGCATCGCCACGCGCACGATGGGCGCCGAAGCCACCTGGGCCGGGCTGCATGCGCTGTCCGGTTTTCTCGACGCAGACAGAACTCCCCCATGA
- a CDS encoding IlvD/Edd family dehydratase yields MSTSPKKKASELRSQQWFGRNDRDGFIYRSWVKGKGVPHDQFDGRPVIGICNTFSELTPCNSHFRTLAEQVKIGVYEAGGFPLEFPVMSLGETLLRPTAMLYRNLASMDVEESIRGNPLDGVVLLMGCDKTTPALMMGAASVDLPTIGVSGGPMLSGKWRGQELGSGTGVWQMSEQVRAGTLKLQDFFEAESCMHRSHGHCMTMGTASTMASMVESLGIGLPGNAAYPAVDGRRNVLARMAGRRIVDMVHEDLHMSKILTREAIENAIKVNAAIGGSTNLVIHLLAIAGRIGVDLTLDDFDRLASDLPCLVDLQPSGRFLMEDFCYAGGLPVVIKEIAQYLHKDVITANGQTLWDNVKDAENYNPQVIRPLAEPFKEKAGICVLRGNLAPNGAIIKPSAATPELLVHKGRAVVFESADDLHKRIDDENLDIDEHCVMVLKNCGPRGYPGMAESGNMPLPPKVLRKGITDMVRISDARMSGTAYGTVVLHTAPEAAAGGPLALVQDGDIVELDVPNRRLHLHVSDEELARRLEKWVAPKAPLDSGYWKLYVDTVLQADQGADLAFLRGRRGAFVPRDNH; encoded by the coding sequence ATGAGCACTTCCCCCAAGAAAAAAGCCAGTGAACTGCGCAGCCAGCAATGGTTCGGCCGCAATGACCGAGACGGTTTCATCTACCGAAGCTGGGTGAAGGGCAAGGGCGTGCCGCACGACCAGTTCGACGGGCGCCCCGTCATCGGCATCTGCAACACCTTCAGCGAGCTCACGCCCTGCAACTCGCACTTCCGCACACTGGCCGAGCAGGTCAAGATCGGCGTCTACGAAGCCGGAGGTTTTCCGCTCGAGTTCCCGGTGATGTCGCTCGGCGAAACGCTGCTGCGCCCCACCGCCATGCTGTATCGCAACCTCGCGAGCATGGACGTGGAAGAAAGCATTCGCGGCAATCCGCTCGACGGGGTGGTGCTGCTCATGGGCTGCGACAAGACCACGCCCGCGCTCATGATGGGCGCGGCCAGCGTCGATCTGCCGACCATTGGCGTGTCGGGCGGTCCGATGCTCTCTGGCAAATGGCGCGGCCAGGAACTGGGCTCGGGCACCGGCGTGTGGCAGATGAGCGAGCAGGTGCGTGCCGGCACGCTCAAGCTGCAAGACTTCTTCGAAGCCGAAAGCTGCATGCACCGCAGCCATGGCCACTGCATGACGATGGGCACCGCGAGCACCATGGCCAGCATGGTCGAATCGCTCGGCATCGGCCTGCCCGGCAATGCGGCGTATCCGGCCGTGGACGGGCGGCGCAACGTGCTGGCGCGCATGGCCGGCCGGCGCATCGTCGACATGGTCCATGAGGACCTCCATATGTCGAAGATCCTCACACGCGAGGCGATCGAGAACGCCATCAAGGTGAACGCGGCCATCGGCGGCTCCACCAACCTCGTCATCCACCTGCTGGCCATCGCGGGGCGCATCGGCGTCGACCTCACACTCGACGACTTCGACCGGCTGGCCTCCGACCTGCCCTGCCTGGTCGACCTGCAGCCCTCCGGCCGCTTCCTGATGGAAGACTTCTGCTACGCGGGCGGCCTGCCGGTGGTCATCAAGGAGATCGCGCAGTACCTGCACAAGGACGTCATCACGGCCAACGGCCAGACGCTGTGGGACAACGTGAAGGACGCCGAAAACTACAACCCGCAGGTGATACGCCCGCTGGCCGAGCCCTTCAAGGAGAAGGCCGGCATCTGCGTGCTGCGCGGCAACCTCGCGCCCAACGGCGCCATCATCAAGCCCAGTGCCGCGACGCCGGAACTGCTGGTGCACAAGGGCCGCGCGGTGGTGTTCGAAAGCGCCGACGACCTGCACAAGCGCATCGACGACGAGAACCTCGACATCGACGAGCACTGCGTCATGGTGCTGAAGAACTGCGGCCCGCGCGGCTACCCGGGCATGGCCGAGTCGGGCAACATGCCGTTGCCGCCGAAGGTGCTGCGCAAGGGCATCACCGACATGGTCCGCATCAGCGACGCGCGCATGAGCGGCACCGCCTACGGCACCGTGGTGCTGCACACCGCGCCCGAGGCTGCCGCCGGTGGGCCGCTGGCGCTGGTGCAAGACGGCGACATCGTCGAGCTCGACGTGCCCAACCGCAGGCTGCACCTGCACGTGAGCGACGAAGAACTCGCGCGCCGCCTGGAGAAATGGGTCGCCCCCAAGGCGCCGCTCGATTCCGGCTACTGGAAGCTCTATGTCGACACCGTGCTGCAGGCCGACCAGGGCGCCGACCTGGCCTTCCTGCGCGGCCGGCGCGGCGCCTTCGTTCCAAGGGACAATCACTGA